The Lycium barbarum isolate Lr01 chromosome 12, ASM1917538v2, whole genome shotgun sequence genome includes a region encoding these proteins:
- the LOC132623619 gene encoding ADP-ribosylation factor-like protein 8a isoform X1 has translation MLSTLDLVVAISLSLFFKQEMELSLIGLQNAGKTSLVNVIATGGYSEDMIPTVGFNMRKVTKGNVTIKLWDLGGQPRFRSMWERYCRAVSAIVYVVDAADPDNLSISSSELHDLLSKPSLSGIPLLVLGNKIDKAGALSKQALTDQMELKSITDREVCCYMISCKNSTNIDSVIDWLVKHSKSKS, from the exons ATGCTGAGCACTTTAGATCTTGTAGTTGCTATTAGCTTAAG CCTCTTCTTTAAGCAGGAAATGGAGCTTTCACTGATAGGATTACAAAATGCAGGAAAAACCTCTCTTGTAAATGTTATTGCT ACTGGTGGATACAGTGAAGACATGATACCAACT GTGGGATTTAACATGCGCAAAGTGACTAAAGGAAATGTCACCATAAAATTGTGGGATCTTGGAGGTCAACCCAGATTCCGCAGTATGTGGGAGAGATACTGTCGTGCAGTTTCTGCTATAGT TTATGTTGTTGATGCTGCTGACCCTGATAACCTCAGCATTTCAAGTAGTGAACTCCATGACCTTCTGAGCAAGCCATCACTCAGTGGTATTCCATTGCTGGTGCTGGGAAACAAGATCGACAAGGCTGGTGCCCTGTCCAAACAGGCTTTGACTGACCAGAT GGAATTGAAATCAATAACTGACAGAGAAGTGTGCTGCTATATGATCTCGTGCAAGAATTCCACCAATATTGACTCAGTCATTGATTGGCTTGTTAAGCACTCGAAATCAAAGAGCTAA
- the LOC132623619 gene encoding ADP-ribosylation factor-like protein 8a isoform X2, producing the protein MGIWEAFLNWLRSLFFKQEMELSLIGLQNAGKTSLVNVIATGGYSEDMIPTVGFNMRKVTKGNVTIKLWDLGGQPRFRSMWERYCRAVSAIVYVVDAADPDNLSISSSELHDLLSKPSLSGIPLLVLGNKIDKAGALSKQALTDQMELKSITDREVCCYMISCKNSTNIDSVIDWLVKHSKSKS; encoded by the exons ATGGGTATCTGGGAAGCTTTTCTCAATTGGCTTCGAAG CCTCTTCTTTAAGCAGGAAATGGAGCTTTCACTGATAGGATTACAAAATGCAGGAAAAACCTCTCTTGTAAATGTTATTGCT ACTGGTGGATACAGTGAAGACATGATACCAACT GTGGGATTTAACATGCGCAAAGTGACTAAAGGAAATGTCACCATAAAATTGTGGGATCTTGGAGGTCAACCCAGATTCCGCAGTATGTGGGAGAGATACTGTCGTGCAGTTTCTGCTATAGT TTATGTTGTTGATGCTGCTGACCCTGATAACCTCAGCATTTCAAGTAGTGAACTCCATGACCTTCTGAGCAAGCCATCACTCAGTGGTATTCCATTGCTGGTGCTGGGAAACAAGATCGACAAGGCTGGTGCCCTGTCCAAACAGGCTTTGACTGACCAGAT GGAATTGAAATCAATAACTGACAGAGAAGTGTGCTGCTATATGATCTCGTGCAAGAATTCCACCAATATTGACTCAGTCATTGATTGGCTTGTTAAGCACTCGAAATCAAAGAGCTAA
- the LOC132623619 gene encoding ADP-ribosylation factor-like protein 8a isoform X3, with amino-acid sequence MSKFAGSSLFFKQEMELSLIGLQNAGKTSLVNVIATGGYSEDMIPTVGFNMRKVTKGNVTIKLWDLGGQPRFRSMWERYCRAVSAIVYVVDAADPDNLSISSSELHDLLSKPSLSGIPLLVLGNKIDKAGALSKQALTDQMELKSITDREVCCYMISCKNSTNIDSVIDWLVKHSKSKS; translated from the exons ATGTCAAAATTTGCTGGTTCCAGCCTCTTCTTTAAGCAGGAAATGGAGCTTTCACTGATAGGATTACAAAATGCAGGAAAAACCTCTCTTGTAAATGTTATTGCT ACTGGTGGATACAGTGAAGACATGATACCAACT GTGGGATTTAACATGCGCAAAGTGACTAAAGGAAATGTCACCATAAAATTGTGGGATCTTGGAGGTCAACCCAGATTCCGCAGTATGTGGGAGAGATACTGTCGTGCAGTTTCTGCTATAGT TTATGTTGTTGATGCTGCTGACCCTGATAACCTCAGCATTTCAAGTAGTGAACTCCATGACCTTCTGAGCAAGCCATCACTCAGTGGTATTCCATTGCTGGTGCTGGGAAACAAGATCGACAAGGCTGGTGCCCTGTCCAAACAGGCTTTGACTGACCAGAT GGAATTGAAATCAATAACTGACAGAGAAGTGTGCTGCTATATGATCTCGTGCAAGAATTCCACCAATATTGACTCAGTCATTGATTGGCTTGTTAAGCACTCGAAATCAAAGAGCTAA
- the LOC132623618 gene encoding pentatricopeptide repeat-containing protein At5g67570, chloroplastic isoform X2: MEASTGPPRLPSINIDKLKQNLLQKGVNPTPKIIHTLRKKELQKFNRRLTKQASKEPPPLTETQKQTLAEESYFQAVKSEYKSFKKMVNAKNDERIVGKPWEKIEKLKLQEICSESKVYSGDKLNSEHLWELSHIIESERDKFSWLLDNDVEIKQGWFDNERANWDYRQGRRGEAEIIRFIIDRLSGTELSVKDYKFSKLMKHSGLQYTEEQMLRLVEGLGEKGQWRHALSVVHWVYNSKEHRRSKSRFVYTKLLAVLGKARRPREALQVFNLMRGDAYIYPDIAAYHSVAVTLGQAGLLKELINIIDCMKQKPEKLKYMRRKNWDPVLQPDIVVYNAVLNSCVPSRQWRGVFWVFEQLRKNGVKPNGPSYGLAMEVMLQSRKYDLVHEFFGKMKRSGEALKALSYKVLVKSLWEEGRVNEAIQAVREMEQRGVVGSASVYYELACCLCYHGMWKEAFLEIEKLKMLRHTRPLAVTFTGMIFSSMDGGHIDGCICIYENSKKHCEPDIGIINAMLKVYGKNDMFYKAKELFEWAKTKDPGPQLCQGNLSSSRRPDAYTYTSMLESSACSLQWEYFEYVYKEMALAGYHLDQSRHANLLVEASKAGKVHLLEHAFDAILEVGQIPDRSFFFEILCHATCQHDHARAVALIKSMVHAAFQVSFQQWIDLFNSNDERISHSSLRGLLDVLCSQSLGSDTTIVNLRRALESLCGSCTSRVLLIDEPVESATDVSANTDEFNLQHVQVDEDDCSNEAYDEREKGADKELVSDLSNLSPRVDERAGTSTIFELSDDELTFDDQFDELDDINDQLGLGMSSDEDDNSCETKVPSANEILKTWEDMRKKDNTFFNFQLGQM; encoded by the exons ATGGAAGCCTCCACCGGACCTCCACGTCTTCCCTCAATAAACATCGACAAGTTAAAGCAAAATCTCCTTCAAAAAGGCGTCAACCCAACTCCAAAAATCATCCACACACTCCGCAAAAAAGAACTTCAAAAATTCAACAGACGCCTTACCAAACAAGCCTCTAAAGAACCCCCACCACTCACAGAAACCCAAAAACAAACCCTAGCCGAAGAATCATATTTCCAAGCCGTTAAGTCAGAGTATAAAAGCTTTAAGAAAATGGTGAATGCTAAAAATGATGAAAGAATAGTGGGAAAGCCTTGGGAGAAGATTGAGAAACTCAAATTGCAAGAGATTTGTAGTGAGAGTAAAGTGTATTCTGGTGATAAATTGAATTCTGAGCATTTGTGGGAGCTCAGTCATATAATTGAGTCTGAAAGAGATAAATTTTCATGGCTTTTGGATAATGATGTTGAAATTAAACAAGGATGGTTTGATAATGAAAGGGCTAACTGGGACTACAGACAAGGTCGTAGAGGCGAAGCTGAGATAATTCGGTTTATCATTGATAG ATTGAGTGGGACGGAACTAAGTGTGAAGGATTATAAGTTTTCTAAGTTGATGAAACACTCTGGATTGCAGTATACTGAGGAGCAAATGCTGAGGTTAGTGGAAGGGCTTGGTGAAAAGGGACAGTGGAGACACGCATTGTCTGTTGTACACTGGGTTTACAACTCTAAGGAACATAGACGCAGCAAAAGCAG GTTTGTGTACACAAAACTGTTGGCAGTTCTAGGGAAAGCAAGGAGGCCCCGTGAAGCTCTTCAAGTTTTCAATTTGATGAGA GGGGATGCCTATATTTACCCTGATATAGCAGCCTACCATAGCGTGGCAGTTACACTTGGCCAAGCTGGTTTGCTCAAAGAGTTGATCAACATCATTGACTGCATGAAGCAAAAACCCGAAAAATTAAAGTACATGCGGAGGAAGAATTGGGACCCTGTTCTTCAACCGGATATTGTGGTATATAATGCT GTTTTAAATTCTTGTGTACCATCCCGCCAGTGGAGGGGAGTGTTCTGGGTTTTTGAGCAGTTGCGAAAGAATGGTGTTAAGCCAAATGGGCCAAGCTATGGACTCGCAATGGAG GTAATGTTGCAATCTCGAAAATATGACCTTGTCCATGAGTTTTTTGGAAAGATGAAGAGAAGTGGGGAAGCCCTAAAAGCTCTTAGTTACAAAG TTCTTGTAAAATCTTTATGGGAAGAGGGGAGAGTCAATGAAGCCATTCAAGCAGTGAGGGAAATGGAACAAAGAGGAGTTGTTGGAAGCGCCTCAGTGTATTATGAGCTGGCTTGCTGTCTTTGCTACCATGGGATGTGGAAAGAAGCATTCTTGGAG ATTGAGAAGCTGAAAATGCTACGTCACACAAGACCTTTGGCTGTTACCTTTACTGGCATGATTTTTTCATCCATGGACGGTGGACATATTGatggttgtatatgtatatatgagaaCAGTAAAAAGCACTGCGAACCCGACATAGGAATCATAAATGCCATGTTGAAGGTTTATGGAAAGAATGATATGTTCTATAAAGCTAAGGAATTATTTGAGTGGGCTAAGACTAAGGATCCCGGTCCTCAACTTTGCCAGGGTAATTTGAGTTCTTCTCGTAGGCCAGATGCATATACATACACCTCGATGCTTGAGTCCTCGGCTTGCTCTCTCCAGTGGGAATACTTTGAGTATGTGTACAAGGAGATGGCTTTAGCTGGGTATCACCTTGATCAAAGCAGACACGCGAACCTCTTGGTGGAAGCATCAAAAGCTGGGAAG GTGCATTTGCTAGAGCATGCCTTTGATGCAATACTGGAAGTTGGTCAAATACCTGATCGATCATTCTTCTTTGAGATTCTATGTCATGCTACCTGTCAACATGATCATGCAAGAGCTGTTGCTCTAATTAAATCAATGGTTCATGCTGCATTTCAAGTCAGTTTCCAACAGTGGATTGACCTATTCAACAGCAACGATGAAAGAATTAGCCATTCTAGTTTGAGAGGATTATTAGATGTGCTATGCAGCCAGAGTTTGGGATCAGACACGACCATTGTAAATTTGCGCAGGGCATTGGAATCTCTTTGTGGATCTTGCACTTCAAGAGTGCTTTTAATCGATGAACCTGTTGAATCTGCAACAGATGTCAGTGCTAATACAGATGAATTTAACCTTCAGCATGTTCAAGTTGATGAAGATGACTGTAGTAATGAAGCCTATGATGAGAGAGAAAAAGGTGCCGACAAGGAGTTAGTTTCGGATTTGTCAAACTTAAGTCCCAGAGTAGATGAGAGAGCTGGGACAAGCACAATCTTTGAGCTTTCTGATGACGAATTAACTTTTGATGACCAATTTGATGAGTTAGATGATATCAACGATCAGTTAGGACTCGGGATGTCTAGTGATGAAGATGACAAC
- the LOC132623618 gene encoding pentatricopeptide repeat-containing protein At5g67570, chloroplastic isoform X1, which yields MEASTGPPRLPSINIDKLKQNLLQKGVNPTPKIIHTLRKKELQKFNRRLTKQASKEPPPLTETQKQTLAEESYFQAVKSEYKSFKKMVNAKNDERIVGKPWEKIEKLKLQEICSESKVYSGDKLNSEHLWELSHIIESERDKFSWLLDNDVEIKQGWFDNERANWDYRQGRRGEAEIIRFIIDRLSGTELSVKDYKFSKLMKHSGLQYTEEQMLRLVEGLGEKGQWRHALSVVHWVYNSKEHRRSKSRFVYTKLLAVLGKARRPREALQVFNLMRGDAYIYPDIAAYHSVAVTLGQAGLLKELINIIDCMKQKPEKLKYMRRKNWDPVLQPDIVVYNAVLNSCVPSRQWRGVFWVFEQLRKNGVKPNGPSYGLAMEVMLQSRKYDLVHEFFGKMKRSGEALKALSYKGKMVFFSVFTLEPFLLETYCGILLVLVKSLWEEGRVNEAIQAVREMEQRGVVGSASVYYELACCLCYHGMWKEAFLEIEKLKMLRHTRPLAVTFTGMIFSSMDGGHIDGCICIYENSKKHCEPDIGIINAMLKVYGKNDMFYKAKELFEWAKTKDPGPQLCQGNLSSSRRPDAYTYTSMLESSACSLQWEYFEYVYKEMALAGYHLDQSRHANLLVEASKAGKVHLLEHAFDAILEVGQIPDRSFFFEILCHATCQHDHARAVALIKSMVHAAFQVSFQQWIDLFNSNDERISHSSLRGLLDVLCSQSLGSDTTIVNLRRALESLCGSCTSRVLLIDEPVESATDVSANTDEFNLQHVQVDEDDCSNEAYDEREKGADKELVSDLSNLSPRVDERAGTSTIFELSDDELTFDDQFDELDDINDQLGLGMSSDEDDNSCETKVPSANEILKTWEDMRKKDNTFFNFQLGQM from the exons ATGGAAGCCTCCACCGGACCTCCACGTCTTCCCTCAATAAACATCGACAAGTTAAAGCAAAATCTCCTTCAAAAAGGCGTCAACCCAACTCCAAAAATCATCCACACACTCCGCAAAAAAGAACTTCAAAAATTCAACAGACGCCTTACCAAACAAGCCTCTAAAGAACCCCCACCACTCACAGAAACCCAAAAACAAACCCTAGCCGAAGAATCATATTTCCAAGCCGTTAAGTCAGAGTATAAAAGCTTTAAGAAAATGGTGAATGCTAAAAATGATGAAAGAATAGTGGGAAAGCCTTGGGAGAAGATTGAGAAACTCAAATTGCAAGAGATTTGTAGTGAGAGTAAAGTGTATTCTGGTGATAAATTGAATTCTGAGCATTTGTGGGAGCTCAGTCATATAATTGAGTCTGAAAGAGATAAATTTTCATGGCTTTTGGATAATGATGTTGAAATTAAACAAGGATGGTTTGATAATGAAAGGGCTAACTGGGACTACAGACAAGGTCGTAGAGGCGAAGCTGAGATAATTCGGTTTATCATTGATAG ATTGAGTGGGACGGAACTAAGTGTGAAGGATTATAAGTTTTCTAAGTTGATGAAACACTCTGGATTGCAGTATACTGAGGAGCAAATGCTGAGGTTAGTGGAAGGGCTTGGTGAAAAGGGACAGTGGAGACACGCATTGTCTGTTGTACACTGGGTTTACAACTCTAAGGAACATAGACGCAGCAAAAGCAG GTTTGTGTACACAAAACTGTTGGCAGTTCTAGGGAAAGCAAGGAGGCCCCGTGAAGCTCTTCAAGTTTTCAATTTGATGAGA GGGGATGCCTATATTTACCCTGATATAGCAGCCTACCATAGCGTGGCAGTTACACTTGGCCAAGCTGGTTTGCTCAAAGAGTTGATCAACATCATTGACTGCATGAAGCAAAAACCCGAAAAATTAAAGTACATGCGGAGGAAGAATTGGGACCCTGTTCTTCAACCGGATATTGTGGTATATAATGCT GTTTTAAATTCTTGTGTACCATCCCGCCAGTGGAGGGGAGTGTTCTGGGTTTTTGAGCAGTTGCGAAAGAATGGTGTTAAGCCAAATGGGCCAAGCTATGGACTCGCAATGGAG GTAATGTTGCAATCTCGAAAATATGACCTTGTCCATGAGTTTTTTGGAAAGATGAAGAGAAGTGGGGAAGCCCTAAAAGCTCTTAGTTACAAAGGTAAGATGGTTTTCTTTTCAGTTTTCACTCTCGAGCCTTTTCTTTTAGAGACTTATTGCGGCATTCTTTTAGTTCTTGTAAAATCTTTATGGGAAGAGGGGAGAGTCAATGAAGCCATTCAAGCAGTGAGGGAAATGGAACAAAGAGGAGTTGTTGGAAGCGCCTCAGTGTATTATGAGCTGGCTTGCTGTCTTTGCTACCATGGGATGTGGAAAGAAGCATTCTTGGAG ATTGAGAAGCTGAAAATGCTACGTCACACAAGACCTTTGGCTGTTACCTTTACTGGCATGATTTTTTCATCCATGGACGGTGGACATATTGatggttgtatatgtatatatgagaaCAGTAAAAAGCACTGCGAACCCGACATAGGAATCATAAATGCCATGTTGAAGGTTTATGGAAAGAATGATATGTTCTATAAAGCTAAGGAATTATTTGAGTGGGCTAAGACTAAGGATCCCGGTCCTCAACTTTGCCAGGGTAATTTGAGTTCTTCTCGTAGGCCAGATGCATATACATACACCTCGATGCTTGAGTCCTCGGCTTGCTCTCTCCAGTGGGAATACTTTGAGTATGTGTACAAGGAGATGGCTTTAGCTGGGTATCACCTTGATCAAAGCAGACACGCGAACCTCTTGGTGGAAGCATCAAAAGCTGGGAAG GTGCATTTGCTAGAGCATGCCTTTGATGCAATACTGGAAGTTGGTCAAATACCTGATCGATCATTCTTCTTTGAGATTCTATGTCATGCTACCTGTCAACATGATCATGCAAGAGCTGTTGCTCTAATTAAATCAATGGTTCATGCTGCATTTCAAGTCAGTTTCCAACAGTGGATTGACCTATTCAACAGCAACGATGAAAGAATTAGCCATTCTAGTTTGAGAGGATTATTAGATGTGCTATGCAGCCAGAGTTTGGGATCAGACACGACCATTGTAAATTTGCGCAGGGCATTGGAATCTCTTTGTGGATCTTGCACTTCAAGAGTGCTTTTAATCGATGAACCTGTTGAATCTGCAACAGATGTCAGTGCTAATACAGATGAATTTAACCTTCAGCATGTTCAAGTTGATGAAGATGACTGTAGTAATGAAGCCTATGATGAGAGAGAAAAAGGTGCCGACAAGGAGTTAGTTTCGGATTTGTCAAACTTAAGTCCCAGAGTAGATGAGAGAGCTGGGACAAGCACAATCTTTGAGCTTTCTGATGACGAATTAACTTTTGATGACCAATTTGATGAGTTAGATGATATCAACGATCAGTTAGGACTCGGGATGTCTAGTGATGAAGATGACAAC